A genome region from Candidatus Methanoperedens sp. includes the following:
- the ftsZ gene encoding cell division protein FtsZ, with the protein MTLDSRISELAKAAKPTVAIIGLGGAGCNIVSWIAQKEIAGIKIISADTDAPHLLEVKADVKIIMGEEAYGGKGCGGYAERGTEAARKSIKEIKKELAGSTLIFIIAGMGGGTGTGAAHIVAEATQEAGILTIGCVMMPFSYELSRRKKAISGIKSLANNCDSLVVIDNSRLRDIAGSLPLREGFAVANEFVGAFIKNISETITNASLVNLDYSDLRSIVERGGISAVGIGQAQGEKRIQKAVELALASPLLDVSDISGTYGVLIHITGGEDMTLGEVTQAGEIILQKAPNTGRIVWGAKIDESLEGTVKVTAVLTGVLDPKKLV; encoded by the coding sequence ATGACACTTGATTCAAGAATATCAGAGCTGGCAAAAGCAGCAAAACCCACAGTAGCGATCATTGGTCTTGGTGGAGCGGGCTGTAACATAGTCTCATGGATAGCCCAAAAAGAGATAGCAGGAATCAAAATTATCTCAGCGGATACTGATGCTCCTCATTTATTAGAAGTGAAAGCCGATGTAAAGATCATAATGGGAGAAGAGGCTTATGGGGGAAAAGGGTGCGGCGGTTATGCAGAAAGAGGTACAGAAGCGGCAAGAAAAAGCATAAAGGAAATAAAAAAGGAACTTGCTGGTTCAACACTGATATTCATTATAGCGGGAATGGGTGGAGGTACAGGCACAGGCGCTGCGCATATAGTTGCTGAGGCAACACAGGAAGCAGGGATATTGACCATAGGATGCGTCATGATGCCATTCAGTTATGAACTTTCACGGAGAAAGAAAGCTATCAGCGGAATTAAATCCCTTGCCAATAATTGCGATTCCCTGGTCGTGATAGATAATTCAAGGTTGAGGGATATTGCCGGATCTTTGCCTTTACGAGAAGGTTTTGCCGTAGCGAATGAGTTTGTGGGTGCGTTCATAAAGAATATCTCTGAAACAATTACAAATGCAAGTCTTGTGAACCTTGATTATTCAGACCTTCGAAGCATAGTTGAGCGCGGAGGAATATCAGCTGTCGGGATAGGGCAGGCGCAAGGGGAGAAACGCATACAGAAAGCAGTTGAACTGGCTCTTGCATCGCCGCTTCTTGATGTATCTGATATTTCAGGGACATATGGTGTACTTATTCATATTACAGGCGGCGAAGACATGACACTGGGTGAAGTAACGCAAGCAGGTGAGATCATTCTCCAGAAGGCGCCAAATACAGGACGAATCGTGTGGGGCGCAAAAATTGATGAATCCCTCGAAGGAACCGTTAAGGTTACAGCAGTGCTGACAGGAGTTCTTGACCCTAAGAAACTTGTATGA
- a CDS encoding formylmethanofuran dehydrogenase, with amino-acid sequence MFLALKDRIDNLCDYTYNFTWQNNKIRPGTIIPSQAGTSYTYFDLVNELRKGKEVHISGNAGKGLGYSMGVNLRHFGGTGAIESAGKLYIDGDVSSEMGMGMVSGTIYIKGNVEQPTGNVIEAVSDEPGYRKFRSITDILCNGTGKDVLIKNKYDLRKKHLLLDDGIMRGTIAARCNCEAAITVEGEAYNGTGLLMQKGKIHITGDAGMNTGAHLDGGLIIIEGAAGEFAGAYMKKGILILNDAKGYAGASMKDGAILSKKKVNVSPPVEELDIAQEDAKLIMKNLGIGHVEAMSYHKYGIVKERLVRMKDGSVVVRKVGE; translated from the coding sequence ATGTTCCTGGCTTTAAAAGACCGCATCGATAACCTGTGCGATTACACATACAATTTCACATGGCAGAATAATAAAATCCGTCCGGGGACAATCATCCCTTCCCAGGCTGGTACGAGTTACACTTATTTTGACCTTGTAAATGAGTTGAGGAAAGGGAAGGAGGTGCATATTTCAGGTAATGCAGGCAAAGGTCTGGGTTACAGCATGGGAGTGAACCTCAGGCATTTCGGAGGGACGGGAGCTATTGAAAGTGCAGGAAAACTCTATATCGATGGGGATGTCTCATCAGAAATGGGGATGGGCATGGTTTCAGGAACCATATATATTAAAGGAAATGTGGAGCAGCCCACTGGAAATGTAATAGAGGCGGTATCGGATGAACCAGGTTACAGGAAGTTTCGGTCTATTACGGATATCCTGTGCAATGGAACAGGGAAGGATGTGCTTATCAAGAACAAATATGATTTGCGAAAAAAACATCTGCTACTCGATGATGGAATCATGCGAGGAACAATAGCTGCAAGATGCAACTGCGAAGCTGCAATCACAGTTGAGGGTGAGGCATATAATGGAACAGGGCTTTTGATGCAAAAAGGCAAGATCCATATCACAGGAGATGCAGGCATGAATACTGGCGCGCATCTTGATGGCGGTCTTATAATTATTGAAGGAGCAGCAGGTGAATTTGCCGGGGCGTATATGAAGAAGGGCATACTTATTTTAAATGATGCAAAGGGATACGCAGGGGCCAGTATGAAGGATGGGGCGATCTTATCAAAGAAAAAAGTCAATGTTTCGCCTCCGGTAGAAGAACTTGACATAGCGCAGGAAGATGCTAAACTGATTATGAAAAATCTGGGCATTGGTCATGTCGAAGCTATGAGCTATCATAAATACGGGATAGTTAAGGAGAGACTTGTCAGGATGAAGGATGGGTCGGTAGTTGTGAGAAAAGTCGGGGAGTGA
- a CDS encoding helix-turn-helix transcriptional regulator: MKTRIKEFRAKYDLTQEKLAQQVGVRRETIVFLEQGKYNPSLKLAHDVAKALKSKIEELFIFEDD; the protein is encoded by the coding sequence ATGAAAACCCGCATCAAGGAATTCCGCGCAAAATATGACCTGACTCAGGAAAAGCTTGCACAACAAGTCGGGGTCAGGCGTGAGACCATTGTTTTTCTTGAGCAGGGAAAGTACAATCCGTCGCTGAAGTTAGCGCATGATGTTGCAAAGGCGCTGAAATCGAAAATTGAGGAGTTATTTATTTTTGAAGATGATTAA